The following are encoded together in the Ooceraea biroi isolate clonal line C1 chromosome 2, Obir_v5.4, whole genome shotgun sequence genome:
- the LOC105280086 gene encoding centrosome-associated protein 350 isoform X3: MKNSSEKEEPDDKKGYIFFSDPNVIVKRAEASAIRAQIAQDSEIQQQSTNLQVSTLGIKSLENLLSYHPVQPYPFTFISAVKQKLALGDCTETGARAHDSNSPRKNNLASSVLRANSTQTLYQIVQKMDLVRPLKVPDLKISPKTLDFSGRENSKELPSTKSEIAAKEFALDRPDKASRTGERVQRKLDFSSSDASIINCESIEPLKAPNVSIAFNLNKKKEHVRDSSREKENRSKRMKKDESLGTKREESAQDQVKRSRSPRHVSRKDAIDTSNITRLPLSKNDRLPFHATKSNDSLSAKSKVKSFVTSTAKKDNDKKQKSLNAQSVELSRDNPLSKGRIPGNELSAFRPWKAVDKVTLKDNNSVGILSSNSENKSKDICHSRQRPEVEDSKYKSDLDNRQSKQDKSNTIHKEQAKRVSDKSKAANKVDGKLHSVNSEPSEDIGSVSESNSSKNRASAYPASSVQQTKSNDSETITESKENVNLTRSTKTSENFRYTEHSVTQSASTSIKKDEESYSQSIITTKETTANDDSNDADTVLPDALFDPRRISFRDAYSQEEFPNLITPEKMNLVLRSKRRRYLIQSSDSEVDARCPKYKSVVKQEKEQEEVQLAELHLYDSFNESLRQVMDVEKLLYDTNKREQESPQKEDVKDEELEEAAQVEEDRAAAVVNDEAVEKTAWNPFDYTKRDINEAWKSNDDAHFTRDHYIPNQENIDESSNNRAKPVKTLVKVAEVQTQTVNDMATQTDTLADKRNVQKDRFLEIRGNLYERSFPGENEVPQLSLDSAEQFEDLDQIEEISLPSKIRTMSEISLHETTSSIKTETGTEISISTRDVTCSFNKYLDLEIAELIKDENQRCNKIEMLFKSREKTLNDKTKKLVKLEEQKRALKDTGQDSRSVKKKQRALLLKLQQEKDEMYRLKQLYEITSQERKLMLQKQRDMFNPQMSTKNILTKLKRSADSQSPRRLSGPMKGYDIRSNSSMSSLIDSDKSQHDRSQVDTRLHASESDINSSKLDLLKADKFVSLEESNVSATRFDDLAEKSQKRYELKSRRYEDKMPRADILRQKQNQLEIESKRIHGHPMKIKRLLENQGPIEVSQPSRPELDASMPDYVKSESDTLVEELSKRSRTSQVAIPTVILSKEALASDLVAANNEAVEEEINTNVSDAISKTTKSSQVSEDLLQASTNKGSKKVDKSVTSDKDMPRKLQHSAELKTSSKRKSSKYQRTKSSSSTLMENILRSKSSSHMPEELIKHHDKRTRIENELLQLDNKESSLLGELDLDESENSLQALVRRSKAVKDKNSKLLSEIINESKENVSDQNKRLEIDENWPRNEQGTQNVSQISFAVSHHSSGESEKNFSKSIVVRSQERDFKTSKNLKQVLTAREAALTSRKNCVEEWMAWHTRLRAEEDRVTCMEKAAFKLIAASNVLSQQDTTVSSDTSDVEGRIELLTEKLAERRIEMARLKKEAKKQAKKQLRALEANLLNQIKRYDTTIHEMRKKLESKRAIKETDKLAIEPKSLADFKVPEIPLKRIQDIYKSSDLLRSRSEPDLLLTRSQLDLLKIATPITYDKHERDFTRKATKSADIKSTSATELKDTTDNRSAHTVFDEYTSEVYDNFRTTTSISSASNDPRSERYVSSTERQLDASTAVGMKQRNASLDAQTSLGTVRSELEAQTVSDARFEEHSTINTESADDKSITDNQTRTKTPVTQSEIQEMGNLRSIPSKSDYVTESAHIPTVATDSNILTYSKKLDFLQLNNKNLSEDISSIENDIKALSEIMSRLSNESNEKSKENKDEISTSRDISEIISKTIFSDKVTNTADEEKQTISSERESNLESRSRSSSESSRDKYISDRINNEISMIIPEEVPALSNLSTHEIDYEAKSKEIMNQIEKSIISEHVKMACDDYNAISVLENENEKLLSDMVSELDVKSISEILSKVSESRKSFDLATNSATQMVDSSKKDISEQSEILNETKLEREDQTNRMHLSKISKYSSVKSMHSPIIAGHRSKGSYETDLQGDPRSARSINSSETSRASSEDLKSSEHIPEELEIETSIVDDSKILTDFSKNIQATNNTINSIIASNVDQNRSISAGNISQDKDDWTTSDSFEVPQDEISTEERDTELESTKSHLDHTLYNFSEQNVSHVDDTIDRQAESNLAGVVDISVFIPKGESTNVDATFNNASSGSHVMKSNNELDDILDIIAKENQEAKISSNKSESIDDAISDSVAELLNKVEDILQNTGEGADDLKGILCDNVIDINDSRIELISDASMLNDKVQNEMNLEVMGESNMVSVNTCNDDNEANNCEGIIDVSQAIGETNEKPAIDISLHVEIEEDPREVVSEAQEIIITEVDSDSVEDHALSELEVDANVELVEEEESVSSGANQDKDYYATEENEDTAPVEVKECLEPILEQDSSDGEQLDNLVEVAESGLDTVEKLVPFQDSSESVIDEVISVQTEEAERETADDTAVKRSDEIAVIDTEIHNINKTFDILKDPEYEDISEESLEVSEILDKHDGSRAGTANKSTNLPDTYRATQKSEEVLRILDEISQKSTSDSTSNSQKDKKDTPSAQSVTEEISELLGVEVSAGDDGSSQSNRLTKDKTEEESYDGDESRARLLERIEAQKRSIETNDDAGLSEEKSTVPLRSDEHDAEDKPSQILYELRERVSQLQEQNGSSESSEAGDTPRGVSEIEMDSPRDFNDSRLDIDILDDDLLSGTKTTSQSVDVKSNFHSTSIVATSEKDIEAMIDKLKASLEQPGLEVAELEAKLLHIEQLQIELEIKKLEAEEVSYYVREIPNKPPPPYTPPGDGRLSTSLGSPSLVTAVIPSNVEELTSFTEKATALIYNAKLAGEDIASLEAPPEIYELTKDKNEIVKRDRRIYNTFLFDLCKETIVEVYQAEYEKPGPSWTKPNVKTKPTVKIPKTVEELIEYVSKEVATLFGFKTKLQRENMVMRWSRKRRDRVDELLAREAQAEEDEWTKFHHDELTVKNGLTVAILDTLVMETANVVKVAYDAKRRMMV, from the exons atgaagaaCAGCAGTGAGAAGGAAGAGCCTGATGATAAAAAAGGATACATCTTCTTCTCAGATCCAAATGTTATTGTTAAACGCGCCGAAGCTTCTGCTATT AGAGCACAGATCGCACAAGATTCCGAGATCCAACAGCAGTCAACCAACTTACAAGTTTCCACACTTGGCATTAAAAGCTTAGAAAATTTACTGTCTTATCATCCTGTACAGCCATATCCTTTCACATTTATCAGTGCAGTAAAGCAGAAGCTCGCTTTAGGAGATTGCACCGAGACTGGCGCAAGGGCACATGATTCAAATTCTCCACGAAAAAACAATTTGGCCTCTTCAGTATTAAGAGCGAATAGTACGCAGACTTTGTATCAAATTGTACAAAAGATGGATCTTGTCAGGCCACTGAAAGTACCAGACTTGAAAATTTCCCCGAAAACGTTGGATTTCTCTGGCAGGGAGAACTCCAAGGAGCTGCCTTCAACAAAATCTGAGATAGCTGCGAAGGAATTTGCACTCGATAGGCCCGATAAAGCGTCAAGAACTGGTGAAAGAGTACAGAGAAAATTAGACTTTTCCTCCTCGGATgcatcaattattaattgtgaAAGTATAGAGCCACTGAAAGCGCCGAATGTGTCCATAGCGTTTAATctgaataaaaagaaggagCATGTTAGAGACAGTTCCAGGGAGAAGGAAAACAGGTCTAAGAGGATGAAAAAGGATGAATCTCTGGGGACAAAGAGGGAGGAGTCTGCGCAGGACCAAGTAAAGCGTAGTCGAAGCCCAAGACACGTTTCCAGGAAGGATGCAATCGATACGAGTAACATAACGAGATTGCCATTATCAAAAAATGACAGATTACCGTTTCACgctacaaaaagtaatgattcCTTGTCGGCAAAATCGAAGGTAAAGAGTTTCGTGACGTCTACTGCGAAGAAAGATAACGACAAGAAACAGAAATCGCTTAACGCGCAGTCTGTGGAGTTATCGAGAGACAATCCTTTATCGAAAGGTCGGATACCCGGCAACGAGTTGTCGGCCTTTCGACCTTGGAAAGCGGTGGACAAGGTTACGCTGAAGGATAACAATAGCGTCGGCATTTTATCTAGCAATAGCGAAAATAAATCTAAAGACATTTGTCACTCGAGGCAAAGACCCGAGGTGGAAGACTCAAAATATAAGTCCGATTTAGATAATAGGCAGTCAAAGCAAGACAAATCAAACACTATTCATAAGGAGCAAGCGAAGAGGGTGTCTGACAAGAGTAAAGCTGCAAATAAAGTCGACGGGAAACTGCACAGCGTGAATTCGGAGCCGTCAGAGGACATCGGGTCCGTGTCTGAAAGTAACAGCTCGAAAAATCGTGCCAGTGCGTATCCCGCGAGTTCTGTACAGCAAACGAAGAGCAACGATTCTGAAACGATTACGGAAAGCAAGGAGAACGTTAACTTGACCAGGTCGACTAAAACTTCCGAGAATTTTAGATACACAGAACATTCCGTGACGCAGTCTGCAAGTACAAGCATCAAAAAAGACGAAGAATCGTATTCGCAAAGTATTATTACGACTAAGGAGACAACTGCTAATGATGATTCAAACGATGCCGATACAGTGCTGCCAGACGCGTTATTCGATCCCAGAAGGATCTCTTTCAGAGATGCCTATTCTCAAGAGGAATTTCCTAATTTAATCACGCCGGAAAAAATGAATCTTGTGCTGAGGTCTAAGCGAAGAAGATACTTGATACAGAGCAGCGATTCGGAAGTGGATGCGAGGTGCCCGAAATACAAATCGGTGGTAAAACAGGAGAAAGAGCAAGAAGAAGTGCAATTG GCAGAACTGCATCTTTACGATTCTTTCAACGAGTCCCTCAGGCAAGTGATGGACGTCGAAAAGCTTCTGTACGATACGAATAAACGCGAGCAGGAGAGCCCGCAGAAAGAGGATGTGAAAGATGAAGAACTGGAGGAGGCCGCGCAAGTCGAGGAAGATCGTGCAGCTGCGGTAGTTAATGACGAAGCTGTTGAAAAAA CAGCATGGAATCCATTTGATTATACAAAAAGGGATATTAACGAGGCTTGGAAGTCAAACGATGATGCGCATTTTACCAGGGATCATTACATTCCGAATCAAGAAAACATTGACGAGTCGAGCAATAATCGGGCAAAGCCCGTTAAGACGCTGGTGAAAGTCGCAGAAGTACAAACTCAAACGGTGAATGATATGGCGACTCAAACGGATACACTTGCGGACAAACGAAACGTGCAGAAAGATCGATTTCTGGAAATCCGTGGAAATCTGTACGAGCGATCATTTCCGGGGGAGAACGAAGTTCCCCAGCTGTCGTTAGATTCGGCTGAACAGTTCGAGGATCTCGATCAAATAGAAGAGATATCGCTGCCCAGCAAAATAAGGACCATGTCGGAGATTAGTTTGCACGAGACTACCTCGTCGATTAAGACGGAAACTGGAACGGAAATCAGTATTTCGACTCGAGACGTAACATGCTCATTTAACAAGTATTTGGATCTAGAG aTAGCGGAACTCATAAAAGATGAGAATCAAAGATGTAACAAAATCGAGATGTTGTTCAAGTCTCGGGAAAAAACATTGAACGATAAAACTAAGAAGCTAGTGAAGCTGGAGGAACAGAAACGCGCATTGAAGGATACAGGACAAGATAGTCGATccgtaaaaaagaaacagagagcTTTACTTTTGAAATTGCAACAAGAGAAGGATGAAATGTACAG GTTGAAACAATTGTACGAAATTACGAGTCAGGAACGAAAGCTCATGTTGCAAAAGCAGAGGGACATGTTTAATCCACAAATGTCAACGAAGAATATCTTGACAAAGTTAAAAAGAAGTGCCGATAGTCAATCGCCGAGAAGATTATCGGGTCCCATGAAAGGTTACGATATCCGCAGCAACAGCTCCATGAGCTCGCTAATCGATTCGGATAAATCTCAGCACGATCGATCTCAAGTAGACACGCGTCTGCATGCATCCGAGAGCGACATAAACTCGTCCAAACTGGACCTGTTGAAGGCCGACAAATTTGTGAGTTTGGAAGAATCCAATGTATCCGCGACGAGGTTTGACGATCTGGCTGAAAAGTCACAGAAGAGGTACGAGCTGAAATCTCGAAGATACGAAGACAAAATGCCCCGAGCTGACATTCTGCGGCAAAAGCAAAACCAACTCGAGATAGAATCGAAACGCATCCACGGCCATCCCATGAAGATAAAACGATTATTAGAGAATCAGGGTCCGATCGAGGTGTCACAGCCATCGAGACCGGAATTGGACGCGTCGATGCCTGATTACGTGAAATCTGAATCCGACACGTTGGTGGAGGAATTGTCCAAGAGATCCAGGACATCTCAAGTAGCGATTCCTACCGTGATACTTTCAAAGGAGGCGTTAGCTTCCGATCTCGTGGCTGCCAACAACGAAGCTGTCGAAGAAGAGATAAACACGAACGTTTCGGATGCTATTTCGAAAACGACAAAATCGTCGCAGGTCTCTGAAGACCTACTGCAGGCGAGTACGAATAAAGGTTCTAAAAAAGTTGACAAATCCGTTACGAGCGATAAGGACATGCCTAGAAAATTGCAACACAGTGCCGAGTTGAAGACGAGCTCCAAGCGTAAAAGTTCCAAATACCAGAGAACGAAATCGTCCTCTAGCACATTGATGGAAAATATATTGCGGTCAAAATCAAGTTCTCACATGCCGGAAGAGCTTATTAAGCATCACGATAAGCGGACGAGGATAGAGAACGAATTGCTTCAGCTGGACaataaagaaagttcgctgtTGGGCGAATTGGACCTTGATGAAAGCGAAAATTCGCTCCAGGCACTTGTCCGGCGTTCAAAAGCTGTGAAGGATAAGAATTCGAAATTGTTgagtgaaataataaacgaGAGCAAGGAAAACGTATCCGATCAGAACAAGAGGCTCGAGATTGATGAAAACTGGCCAAGGAACGAGCAGGGCACTCAGAATGTATCTCAAATCAGTTTCGCCGTTTCTCACCACAGTTCcggagaaagcgagaaaaactTTTCGAAATCTATAGTCGTCAGATCGCAAGAGAGAGATTTCAAGACGTCTAAGAACCTTAAGCA AGTTTTAACCGCGCGCGAAGCTGCACTCACATCGCGGAAGAACTGCGTCGAGGAGTGGATGGCGTGGCACACAAGGTTAAGAGCGGAGGAGGATCGTGTCACTTGTATGGAGAAGGCGGCGTTTAAACTTATTGCAGCATCTAACGTCTTGTCTCAGCAAG ATACCACCGTCTCGTCGGATACGAGCGATGTTGAAGGCAGGATAGAGCTTCTCACTGAGAAATTAGCGGAACGACGCATCGAAATGGCGCGCCTGAAGAAAGAAGCGAAGAAGCAAGCGAAGAAGCAGTTACGCGCTCTGGAGGCAAACCTTTTGAATCAAATTAAG AGGTACGACACGACCATCCACGAGATGCGCAAGAAGCTGGAATCAAAGAGAGCCATCAAAGAAACTGATAAGCTAGCTATAGAGCCAAAGTCGTTGGCTGACTTCAAAGTACCTGAGATACCGCTTAAGAGAATACAAGACATCTACAAGAGCAGCGATTTACTGAGATCCAGATCAGAGCCCGATCTTCTGTTGACGAGGAGTCAGTTGGACCTGCTGAAGATTGCAACTCCCATAACGTACGACAAACACGAGAGAGACTTTACTAGAAAAGCTACAAAATCCGCGGACATCAAAAGTACAAGCGCTACGGAGTTAAAGGATACAACAGACAATCGTAGTGCCCACACCGTCTTCGACGAGTACACGTCGGAAGTGTATGATAATTTTCGAACGACGACTTCGATATCATCGGCTTCGAATGATCCGCGTTCGGAAAGGTATGTTTCCTCTACAGAAAGGCAGCTCGATGCCTCCACCGCCGTCGGGATGAAACAGAGAAACGCATCACTCGACGCTCAAACGAGTCTCGGTACGGTGAGGTCGGAATTGGAGGCGCAAACGGTATCGGATGCGAGATTTGAAGAGCACAGTACCATCAACACGGAATCGGCGGACGACAAATCGATCACAGATAATCAGACTCGAACAAAAACTCCGGTCACACAATCCGAGATTCAGGAGATGGGCAATTTAAGGTCTATTCCGAGTAAATCCGATTATGTCACGGAAAGCGCGCATATTCCGACAGTTGCGACAGATTCTAATATACTCACCTATTCGAAGAAATTAGATTTCTTGcagttaaataataagaaCCTGAGCGAAGACATCAGCTCCATCGAAAACGACATCAAAGCGCTATCAGAAATAATGTCACGCTTGAGTAATGAGTCGAATGAAAAgtctaaagaaaataaagacgAAATAAGTACGTCACGAGATATATCAGAGATAATATCTAAAACAATTTTCAGTGACAAGGTCACTAATACCGCGGATGAAGAAAAACAAACAATATCAtccgagagagaaagtaaCCTGGAATCGAGATCAAGATCATCCAGTGAATCGAGCCGTGATAAATACATATCAGACAGAATAAATAATGAGATATCGATGATAATCCCGGAAGAAGTGCCTGCTCTCTCGAATTTGTCGACTCATGAGATTGATTATGAAGCAAAAAGCAAAGAGATCATGAATCAAATAGAGAAATCCATAATATCAGAACACGTTAAAATGGCATGTGATGATTATAACGCAATTTCAGTGTTGGAAAatgaaaacgaaaaattgttaAGCGACATGGTCTCGGAGCTCGACGTAAAATCCATTTCCGAGATTCTTTCCAAAGTATCGGAAAGCAGAAAGAGTTTCGATCTTGCAACGAATTCCGCAACACAAATGGTCGATAGCTCAAAGAAAGATATAAGCGAACAGAGcgaaattttaaatgaaacaaaGTTAGAGAGGGAAGATCAAACGAATAGAATGCATTTgtcaaaaatttcaaaatattctagCGTTAAATCAATGCATTCTCCCATCATCGCTGGTCACCGTTCAAAGGGAAGCTACGAAACAGATTTGCAAGGCGATCCGCGGAGTGCACGTAGCATAAATTCAAGCGAAACTTCACGCGCTAGCAGTGAAGATTTAAAATCGTCTGAACATATTCCCGAGGAGTTAGAAATCGAAACTAGCATCGTTGATGATTCAAAGATATTGACTGACTTCAGTAAAAATATTCAGGCAACGAATAATAccataaattcaataatcgcATCTAATGTCGATCAGAATCGTTCGATCAGCGCAGGAAATATCTCTCAGGACAAGGACGATTGGACAACGTCCGATTCATTCGAAGTCCCGCAAGATGAAATCAGTACTGAAGAGCGAGATACAGAATTGGAGAGTACGAAATCGCACCTGGATCATAccttatataatttctcagAACAAAACGTATCGCACGTCGATGATACAATCGATCGACAAGCTGAAAGCAATTTAGCAGGTGTCGTAGATATATCTGTATTTATTCCAAAAGGAGAATCCACTAACGTTGATGCAACGTTTAATAACGCATCATCCGGATCTCACGTGATGAAAAGCAACAACGAACTCGATGACATATTGGATATAATTGCTAAAGAAAATCAAGAAGCGAAAATATCTAGCAACAAAAGTGAAAGCATTGATGATGCGATTTCCGATTCCGTGGCCGAGTTGCTGAATAAAGTCGAGGATATTCTGCAAAATACAGGGGAAGGCGCGGATGATCTTAAGGGAATCTTATGTGATAATGTTATAGATATTAATGATAGtcgaattgaattaatttcggaTGCCTCGATGTTAAATGACAAAGTGCAAAATGAAATGAATTTGGAAGTTATGGGTGAGAGCAACATGGTCTCTGTGAATACCTGTAATGACGACAATGAAGCTAATAATTGCGAGGGAATAATAGATGTGTCACAAGCGATCGGTGAAACCAATGAGAAACCTGCCATAGACATAAGCTTGCACGTGGAAATCGAAGAGGATCCACGCGAAGTAGTATCAGAGGCacaagaaattataataactgaaGTGGATTCGGATAGCgtagaagatcatgctttatCGGAACTCGAAGTTGACGCTAACGTTGAATTAGTTGAAGAGGAGGAGTCCGTCTCAAGTGGCGCGAATCAAGACAAGGATTATTACGCTACAGAAGAAAACGAAGATACTGCACCCGTGgaagtaaaagaatgtttgGAACCGATCTTGGAACAGGACAGTTCGGATGGCGAGCAACTGGACAATTTAGTGGAAGTTGCCGAAAGTGGGTTGGATACCGTAGAAAAACTCGTACCATTTCAAGATTCTTCTGAATCGGTAATCGACGAGGTGATCTCTGTGCAGACAGAAGAAGCTGAGAGAGAAACTGCGGATGATACTGCAGTTAAAAGAAGCGACGAAATTGCGGTGATAGATACAGAAATTCACAACATCAACAAGACTTTCGACATACTAAAGGATCCAGAGTACGAAGACATTTCCGAGGAGAGTCTTGAGGTATCCGAAATCTTGGATAAACACGACGGTTCGAGAGCTGGCACCGCAAATAAATCCACCAACTTACCGGACACGTATCGAGCTACACAAAAATCAGAGGAGGTGCTGAGGATACTGGACGAAATTTCGCAGAAGTCAACATCCGACTCCACGAGCAACTCGCAGAAGGACAAGAAAGATACACCAAGCGCGCAGAGCGTTACGGAGGAGATCAGCGAACTTCTGGGTGTGGAAGTCTCCGCGGGAGACGATGGTTCATCACAATCGAATAGGCTAACGAAAGACAAGACAGAGGAAGAATCTTACGACGGTGACGAATCACGGGCTCGACTCTTGGAAAGAATAGAAGCGCAGAAGCGATCAATAGAGACGAACGATGATGCGGGCTTGTCCGAAGAGAAAAGCACGGTTCCTTTGCGATCAGACGAGCACGATGCGGAGGATAAACCGTCTCAAATCCTGTATGAGCTACGCGAGAGAGTATCGCAGCTGCAGGAGCAGAATGGCTCGTCCGAATCTAGTGAAGCCGGTGATACCCCGAGGGGTGTATCAGAGATCGAGATGGACTCGCCGAGGGATTTCAATGACTCCAGACTGGACATTGATATTCTGGACGATGATCTGTTGAGCGGTACTAAAACGACGAGTCAGAGCGTCGACGTGAAGAGCAATTTCCACTCCACGTCTATCGTTGCTACCTCCGAGAAGGACATCGAGGCGATGATCGATAAGCTAAAAG CCTCGCTGGAGCAACCCGGTTTGGAAGTCGCCGAGCTAGAAGCTAAGTTGCTCCACATCGAACAGCTCCAAATCGAATTGGAG ATCAAAAAGTTGGAAGCAGAGGAGGTGTCTTACTACGTTCGGGAGATCCCGAACAAACCACCGCCTCCGTACACTCCACCTGGTGACGGCAGGTTGTCGACTTCACTTGGTTCGCCGTCGCTCGTGACAGCTGTGATTCCATCGAACGTCGAGGAGCTGACGTCGTTCACCGAGAAGGCCACGGCTCTGATATACAATGCTAAACTGGCCGGCGAGGACATTGCGAGTTTAGAGGCGCCTCCAGAGATCTACGAATTGACCAAAGACAAGAACGAGATCGTGAAAAGGGACAGGCGGATCTACAACACCTTCCTGTTCGATCTCTGCAAGGAAACCATCGTGGAGGTGTATCAGGCGGAATACGAAAAGCCCGGTCCAAGTTGGACGAAGCCAAACGTGAAGACAAAGCCTACGGTGAAGATACCGAAGACCGTGGAAGAGCTCATCGAATACGTCAGCAAGGAGGTAGCCACCTTGTTCGGGTTCAAGACGAAATTGCAGCGGGAAAACATGGTGATGCGCTGGAGCAGAAAGCGCAGGGACAGGGTCGACGAGCTACTGGCGAGGGAGGCGCAAGCCGAAGAGGACGAGTGGACCAAGTTCCATCACGACGAGCTGACGGTAAAGAACGGACTCACGGTAGCTATACTGGATACCCTCGTGATGGAAACGGCGAACGTCGTAAAAGTAGCGTACGATGCGAAGAGGCGGATGATGGTGTAG